The Setaria italica strain Yugu1 unplaced genomic scaffold, Setaria_italica_v2.0 scaffold_22, whole genome shotgun sequence genome contains a region encoding:
- the LOC101768558 gene encoding O-methyltransferase ZRP4, producing the protein MALSKEQHSSSADQQAVRLDAQVQLWHHTFGYVKSMALKTALDLHIPDAIHQHGGSATLPQIVTEVTLHPSKIPCLRRLMRVLTVTGVFSVQHHSADGGGDELLYGLTPASRLLVGSALNVSPFLTLMLDTLFVSPFLGLREWFQHEMPNPSPFKMANGRDLWDLNDHDASLGKLFDRGMVADSDFIMDIVVRECGNVFQGISSLVDVAGGLGGATQAIAKAFPHVECSVLELSRVVARAPTGTDVKYIAGDMFESIPAANAVFLKWVMHDWGDADCVKILKNCKKAIPSKERGGKVIILDIMVGAGSSSDQKHVETQVLFDLFIMFINGAERDEQEWKNIIFEAGFSDYKIIPVLGVRSIIEAYP; encoded by the exons ATGGCGCTCAGCAAGGAGCAACACAGCAGCAGCGCTGATCAGCAGGCCGTGCGGCTGGATGCTCAGGTCCAGCTCTGGCACCACACCTTCGGCTACGTCAAGTCCATGGCGCTCAAGACCGCCCTGGACCTCCACATACCCGACGCCATCCACCAACATGGCGGCTCAGCCACCCTCCCACAGATAGTCACCGAGGTCACACTCCACCCGTCAAAGATACCATGCCTGCGACGCCTCATGCGTGTTCTCACCGTCACCGGCGTCTTCAGCGTCCAGCATCActcggccgacggcggcggtgatgaGCTTCTGTACGGGCTCACTCCGGCGTCTCGTCTTCTCGTCGGCTCGGCGCTGAACGTGAGTCCTTTTCTGACCTTGATGCTCGACACCCTCTTCGTGTCTCCCTTCCTCGGTCTCCGCGAGTGGTTCCAGCACGAGATGCCCAATCCGTCACCCTTCAAGATGGCCAATGGACGGGACCTCTGGGACCTGAACGACCACGATGCAAGCTTGGGCAAGCTCTTCGACAGAGGGATGGTCGCGGACAGCGACTTCATCATGGACATCGTGGTCAGGGAGTGCGGCAACGTCTTCCAGGGGATTAGCTCCCTGGTCGACGTCGCCGGCGGGCTTGGTGGCGCTACCCAGGCCATCGCCAAGGCGTTCCCGCATGTCGAGTGCAGCGTGCTGGAGCTCTCACGTGTTGTCGCCAGAGCTCCCACCGGCACCGATGTGAAGTACATCGCCGGTGACATGTTCGAGAGCATTCCGGCGGCAAACGCTGTCTTCCTCAAG TGGGTCATGCATGACTGGGGTGATGCCGACTGTGTCAAGATTTTAAAGAACTGCAAGAAGGCTATACCCTCtaaagaaagaggaggaaaggtAATAATATTGGACATCATGGTTGGAGCAGGGTCATCGTCAGACCAGAAGCATGTGGAGACGCAAGTCTTGTTCGATCTCTTCATCATGTTTATCAATGGTGCCGAGCGAGACGAGCAAGAGTGGAAGAATATTATCTTTGAAGCTGGATTTAGCGATTACAAGATCATACCTGTTCTAGGTGTCCGATCAATAATCGAAGCCTACCCATAG